The following are encoded in a window of Ricinus communis isolate WT05 ecotype wild-type chromosome 4, ASM1957865v1, whole genome shotgun sequence genomic DNA:
- the LOC8280386 gene encoding LOW QUALITY PROTEIN: RING-H2 finger protein ATL74 (The sequence of the model RefSeq protein was modified relative to this genomic sequence to represent the inferred CDS: substituted 1 base at 1 genomic stop codon), which translates to MAEISPSPTFSPTSSTSSPCHQPQGEPFTTTLNFNVMVIVGAMLCALVCALGLNSMLQCAIQCTHRVITGPVEWVASRRQNSGLKKKEMVALPTSTYVNSTSSPSASASSSASASSXAICLADFSDGEKIRVLPQCNHRFHVGCIDKWLLSHPSCPTCRRRLKCSDSRTSLDHIVTIL; encoded by the coding sequence ATGGCTGAAATCTCACCATCTCCAACCTTTAGTCCCACCTCAAGCACGTCATCTCCTTGTCACCAACCACAAGGAGAACCATTTACAACCACCTTAAATTTCAATGTAATGGTGATCGTGGGTGCCATGTTATGTGCCCTGGTTTGTGCATTAGGCCTTAACTCAATGTTACAATGTGCAATCCAATGCACACATCGAGTAATAACAGGGCCAGTGGAGTGGGTAGCATCTCGTAGACAAAACTCAGgcttaaagaagaaagaaatggtAGCCTTGCCAACTTCAACTTATGTCAACTCTACTTCATCCCCGTCAGCTTCGGCTTCATCCTCTGCCTCCGCCTCAAGTTGAGCTATTTGCTTAGCAGACTTCTCTgatggtgagaaaataagGGTGCTGCCTCAATGTAACCATCGGTTCCATGTTGGGTGCATTGACAAGTGGCTGCTTTCCCACCCTTCTTGCCCTACTTGCCGCCGGAGGCTCAAGTGCAGTGACTCCAGAACTTCTCTAGATCATATTGTCACAATCTTGTGA
- the LOC8280387 gene encoding choline-phosphate cytidylyltransferase 1, producing MEEEKVKIAEPPNDRPVRVYADGIYDLFHFGHARSLEQAKKSFPNTYLLVGCCNDEITHKYKGKTVMNDQERYESLRHCKWVDEVIPDAPWVLTQEFLDKHRIDYVAHDSLPYADASGAGNDVYEFVKSIGKFKETKRTEGISTSDIIMRIVKDYNEYVMRNLARGYSRKELGVSYVKEKRLRAHMGLKKLQEKVKKQQEKVGEKIQTVATTARVHRNEWVENADRLVAGFLEMFEERCHKMGTAIRDRIQEQLKKQQLLGLTYDDDDEDEYYYDDGSEEEEEEEEEEEEYSDLDK from the exons atggAAGAAGAGAAGGTAAAAATTGCGGAGCCACCGAACGATAGGCCGGTTCGTGTCTACGCAGACGGCATCTACGATCTCTTCCACTTTGGCCACGCCCGTTCTCTTGAGCAAGCTAAAAAATC GTTTCCTAATACATACTTATTGGTTGGATGCTGCAATGACGAAATTACACACAAGTACAAGGGCAAAACTGTTATGAACGATCAGGAGCGTTATGAGTCTCTTCGCCATTGCAA ATGGGTGGATGAAGTGATACCTGATGCTCCATGGGTGCTCACACAAGAGTTCCTTGACAAACATCGGATTGACTATGTGGCCCACGACTCCCTTCC TTATGCTGATGCAAGTGGGGCTGGAAACGATGTCTATGAATTT GTCAAGTCTATTGGAAAATTTAAGGAAACAAAACGGACAGAAGGAATTTCGACCTCAGATATTATAATGAGGATTGTCAAAGACTATAATGAGTATGTAATGCGCAATTTGGCTCGTGGATATTCAAGAAAGGAACTGGGTGTTAGCTATGTCAAG GAAAAGCGGCTGAGAGCACACATGGGACTTAAAAAGTTGCAAGAGAAAGTGAAGAAGCAGCAAGAGAAAGTGGGGGAGAAG ATTCAAACAGTAGCTACAACGGCTCGCGTGCATCGAAATGAATGGGTGGAGAATGCTGATCGACTTGTTGCTGGATTTCTTGAAATGTTCGAAGAACGTTGCCATAAAATG GGGACAGCAATCAGAGATCGAATTCAGGAGCAACTAAAGAAGCAGCAGTTGCTAGGTTTAACATATGACGACGACGACGAAGACGAATACTACTATGATGATGGAAGtgaagaagaggaggaagaagaagaagaagaagaagagtatAGTGACTTAGACAAATGA
- the LOC8280388 gene encoding glycine-rich RNA-binding protein 4, mitochondrial, producing MYQTTTLALATPITISIPSRPNGKSSTLNLRASFSSTSNFPLASRIIVKNLGYSVGESSLQKEFSNFGEIAEVKLVKDDERKRSKAFVFIQYTCQDDAILAMENMDRKIFDGRLIYVDLAKPGKETFRGYPKASGPPPLHLREQDEVADCWY from the exons ATGTATCAAACAACAACGCTCGCTTTGGCGACGCCAATTACCATATCAATACCCAGTCGCCCTAATGGAAAGTCTTCAACTTTGAACCTCAGAGCATCATTTTCTTCCACTTCTAATTTTCCTCTTGCTAGCAGAATCATCGTTAAAA ATTTAGGATATTCAGTTGGTGAAAGTAGTTTGCAAAAggaattttctaattttggtGAAATAGCTGAAG TTAAACTTGTAAAGGATGATGAGAGAAAGCGGTCTAAAGCATTTGTATTTATTCAATATACTTGTCAAGATGATGCCATTCTAGCCATGGAGAATATGGACCGCAAG ATATTTGATGGCAGGTTGATTTATGTCGATCTTGCTAAACCTGGGAAAGAGACATTCAGAGGGTACCCAAAAGCCTCCGGACCTCCACCGTTGCATTTACGGGAGCAAGACGAGGTTGCTGATTGCTGGTACTGA